The proteins below are encoded in one region of Apium graveolens cultivar Ventura chromosome 4, ASM990537v1, whole genome shotgun sequence:
- the LOC141721445 gene encoding putative receptor-like protein kinase At3g47110 isoform X3, whose protein sequence is MIFSFLRFITLLNLVLATSTFVCASLNNVTDRQALLAVKVSIKDDPFGVLNSWNDSSHFCYWTGVTCSHKRPRVTELNLASQHLVGTLSSHIGNLSFLRSIYLYQNGFHGSIPNEIGRLFRLQRLVIGNNSFEGGFPANLSHCTNIRRISMSLNQLGGKLPEFTSWRKLYNFNVEDNQFIGSIPPSIGNISSLHYFVLSYNNLVGHVPLEIAHLANLELLALERNNLQGTFPSSVYNFSSLYEFAIDRNEFEGELQPDLGFTLPKLQKFYVGSNKFSGSLPPSISNASNLVELEMSYNNFRGPVPKNLGSLSRLHLLNLGSNLLGEDQLPDGLSFINSLINCTHLEELDLNENGFGGELPKSIVNLSTTMYYLDLFENHIHGSIPLEIGKLVSLTQLDLRHNFLTGTIPDSVGQLSKLGALQLGRNNISGLIPTSMSNISQLVILGLNNNLLQGSIPTELFNITTLETVSLAHNSLGGVIPVQVVGLSQQCVFLYLAQNLFRGPLPSNIGSFKQLVELDVSNNRLTGNIPASLGGCVMLEQLYMEGNFFEGRIPLSFKALKSLLVLDMSCNNMSEEIPRFFVGLHLIQFLNLSHNKLGGEVPTEGLFSNFSLFSVAGNLQLCGGIEELQLPSCPVNEKNKFSLRMILLLVLLPLAFSLLCLAFIFYRRRKSKQMRIPVSIMQDSQYPRLSYQDLLIATNEFSPNNLLGEGRYGSVFKGVIESQQQAVAVKVLNVQIHGANKTFLAECETLRSIRHRNLIKIITACSSTDFKGNAFKALVFEFMTNGSLDNWLHPSPSSEQGSERNLNLLQRLNISIDVALGVDYLHHHSHRSIVHCDIKPSNILLDEEFVAHVGDFGLAKFSFDTTSDINRSQTSSTGVRGTIGYVPPEIKCPFFKWHSNPDRSDTGKVGCSEESEHHRIIYLLKFNLLKN, encoded by the exons ATGATTTTCAGTTTTCTCAGATTCATCACTCTCTTAAATCTTGTCTTGGCAACTTCAACATTTGTATGTGCATCGTTAAATAATGTCACTGATCGACAAGCTTTACTTGCTGTTAAGGTTTCGATAAAAGATGACCCATTCGGTGTGTTGAATTCATGGAACGATTCTTCACACTTTTGTTACTGGACTGGTGTTACGTGCAGTCACAAACGACCGAGGGTAACAGAGCTAAACCTCGCCTCCCAGCATTTGGTGGGTACATTGTCTTCTCATATCGGAAATCTCTCCTTTCTTAGGTCAATTTACCTCTATCAGAATGGCTTTCATGGCTCAATCCCAAATGAAATTGGGCGGTTGTTTCGTCTGCAGCGTCTTGTTATCGGGAACAACTCTTTTGAAGGTGGTTTTCCTGCCAATCTGAGTCATTGTACAAATATCAGAAGAATCTCAATGTCTCTCAACCAACTTGGAGGAAAACTACCTGAATTTACTTCTTGGCGTAAGCTTTATAACTTCAATGTTGAAGACAATCAATTTATTGGATCAATCCCGCCTTCAATaggaaatatatcttctcttcaTTATTTTGTTCTGAGCTATAACAATCTAGTCGGACATGTGCCTTTGGAAATTGCTCATCTTGCAAATTTAGAGCTTCTTGCATTGGAAAGAAATAATTTGCAGGGGACGTTTCCATCATCAGTTTACAACTTCTCATCCCTCTACGAGTTTGCTATAGATCGTAATGAGTTCGAAGGAGAACTTCAACCAGATTTGGGCTTCACCCTTCCCAAACTGCAAAAGTTCTATGTTGGATCAAACAAATTTTCGGGGTCACTTCCACCATCAATAAGCAATGCCTCCAATCTTGTTGAACTTGAAATGTCATACAACAATTTTAGAGGCCCTGTACCAAAAAATTTGGGCAGTCTGTCGAGACTTCATTTGCTAAATCTAGGTAGCAATCTACTCGGAGAAGATCAGCTGCCCGATGGTTTGAGCTTCATTAATTCTTTGATCAACTGTACCCATCTAGAAGAATTGGACTTAAACGAGAATGGTTTTGGAGGCGAGCTCCCAAAATCCATTGTTAATCTTTCCACcactatgtattatcttgatCTGTTCGAAAACCACATCCATGGGAGCATACCCCTTGAAATTGGAAAACTTGTGAGCCTGACACAACTGGATTTGAGGCACAACTTCTTAACAGGTACCATTCCAGATTCAGTTGGACAACTTTCAAAGCTAGGCGCGCTACAGTTGGGTAGAAACAACATATCAGGACTAATTCCAACTTCCATGAGTAATATTAGTCAATTAGTTATTCTCGGTTTAAACAATAATCTGCTCCAAGGAAGCATACCTACTGAATTGTTCAATATCACAACTTTAGAGACGGTGAGCCTTGCTCATAACAGCCTTGGAGGTGTAATACCTGTGCAAGTTGTTGGACTTTCTCAACAATGTGTTTTCCTTTATTTAGCGCAAAATCTGTTCAGGGGGCCTTTACCGTCAAACATTGGAAGCTTCAAGCAATTGGTTGAATTAGATGTTTCAAACAACAGATTGACGGGAAATATACCGGCTTCTCTGGGTGGTTGTGTAATGTTGGAGCAGCTATATATGGAGGGAAACTTTTTTGAAGGTAGAATTCCATTGTCATTCAAAGCTTTGAAAAGTCTTTTAGTTCTAGACATGTCATGTAACAATATGTCTGAGGAGATTCCAAGGTTTTTTGTTGGATTACATCTAATTCAATTTCTCAATCTGTCACACAACAAGCTTGGAGGAGAAGTGCCTACAGAAGGTCTGTTCTCAAACTTCAGTCTTTTCTCGGTTGCTGGAAATTTGCAACTATGTGGAGGTATTGAAGAATTGCAATTGCCTTCGTGTCCCGTAAATGAGAAAAATAAATTTTCCCTAAGAATGATACTCCTTTTGGTTCTTCTCCCACTTGCTTTCTCCTTACTATGTCTTGCCTTCATTTTCTACCGACGACGAAAGTCTAAGCAGATGAGAATCCCTGTTTCCATAATGCAAGACAGCCAATACCCTAGGCTTTCTTACCAAGATCTTTTGATAGCTACAAATGAGTTTTCACCAAATAATTTGCTCGGTGAAGGAAGATATGGTTCGGTTTTCAAAGGAGTTATCGAATCACAGCAACAGGCTGTTGCCGTTAAGGTATTAAATGTTCAAATACACGGAGCCAACAAGACCTTCTTAGCAGAGTGTGAAACGTTACGAAGTATTCGTCACCGCAATCTCATCAAGATCATTACAGCATGCTCTAGCACTGATTTCAAAGGCAATGCCTTCAAGGCACTAGTATTTGAGTTCATGACGAATGGGAGTCTAGACAACTGGTTACATCCAAGCCCTTCATCAGAACAAGGGAGTGAAAGAAACTTGAATCTACTCCAGAGACTAAATATCTCCATTGATGTTGCACTTGGAGTGGATTACCTCCATCATCACAGCCACAGAAGCATCGTTCATTGTGACATCAAGCCAAGCAATATTCTACTTGACGAGGAATTTGTTGCTCATGTTGGTGATTTTGGTTTAGCCAAGTTCTCCTTTGATACGACAAGCGACATCAACCGATCACAGACAAGTTCAACAGGTGTTCGTGGAACAATTGGATATGTTCCTCCAG AGATAAAGTGTCCATTTTTCAAATGGCATTCGAATCCGGATCGAAGTGACACAGGTAAGGTTGGGTGTTCCGAAGAGTCCGAGCATCACAGGATAATATACCTACTGAAATTCAATCTATTGAAAAATTAA
- the LOC141721445 gene encoding putative receptor-like protein kinase At3g47110 isoform X2, which translates to MIFSFLRFITLLNLVLATSTFVCASLNNVTDRQALLAVKVSIKDDPFGVLNSWNDSSHFCYWTGVTCSHKRPRVTELNLASQHLVGTLSSHIGNLSFLRSIYLYQNGFHGSIPNEIGRLFRLQRLVIGNNSFEGGFPANLSHCTNIRRISMSLNQLGGKLPEFTSWRKLYNFNVEDNQFIGSIPPSIGNISSLHYFVLSYNNLVGHVPLEIAHLANLELLALERNNLQGTFPSSVYNFSSLYEFAIDRNEFEGELQPDLGFTLPKLQKFYVGSNKFSGSLPPSISNASNLVELEMSYNNFRGPVPKNLGSLSRLHLLNLGSNLLGEDQLPDGLSFINSLINCTHLEELDLNENGFGGELPKSIVNLSTTMYYLDLFENHIHGSIPLEIGKLVSLTQLDLRHNFLTGTIPDSVGQLSKLGALQLGRNNISGLIPTSMSNISQLVILGLNNNLLQGSIPTELFNITTLETVSLAHNSLGGVIPVQVVGLSQQCVFLYLAQNLFRGPLPSNIGSFKQLVELDVSNNRLTGNIPASLGGCVMLEQLYMEGNFFEGRIPLSFKALKSLLVLDMSCNNMSEEIPRFFVGLHLIQFLNLSHNKLGGEVPTEGLFSNFSLFSVAGNLQLCGGIEELQLPSCPVNEKNKFSLRMILLLVLLPLAFSLLCLAFIFYRRRKSKQMRIPVSIMQDSQYPRLSYQDLLIATNEFSPNNLLGEGRYGSVFKGVIESQQQAVAVKVLNVQIHGANKTFLAECETLRSIRHRNLIKIITACSSTDFKGNAFKALVFEFMTNGSLDNWLHPSPSSEQGSERNLNLLQRLNISIDVALGVDYLHHHSHRSIVHCDIKPSNILLDEEFVAHVGDFGLAKFSFDTTSDINRSQTSSTGVRGTIGYVPPEYGMGSETSAEGDVYSYGILLLEMFSGKRPTDSSILMPHGDNNLHEYVKNAVPHRVMDIVDPRIILNQEDSGLTANQSYSRTTMEICMITIFEVGILCSKEIPTERIDMGVAIKRLNGARDKLLQPQ; encoded by the exons ATGATTTTCAGTTTTCTCAGATTCATCACTCTCTTAAATCTTGTCTTGGCAACTTCAACATTTGTATGTGCATCGTTAAATAATGTCACTGATCGACAAGCTTTACTTGCTGTTAAGGTTTCGATAAAAGATGACCCATTCGGTGTGTTGAATTCATGGAACGATTCTTCACACTTTTGTTACTGGACTGGTGTTACGTGCAGTCACAAACGACCGAGGGTAACAGAGCTAAACCTCGCCTCCCAGCATTTGGTGGGTACATTGTCTTCTCATATCGGAAATCTCTCCTTTCTTAGGTCAATTTACCTCTATCAGAATGGCTTTCATGGCTCAATCCCAAATGAAATTGGGCGGTTGTTTCGTCTGCAGCGTCTTGTTATCGGGAACAACTCTTTTGAAGGTGGTTTTCCTGCCAATCTGAGTCATTGTACAAATATCAGAAGAATCTCAATGTCTCTCAACCAACTTGGAGGAAAACTACCTGAATTTACTTCTTGGCGTAAGCTTTATAACTTCAATGTTGAAGACAATCAATTTATTGGATCAATCCCGCCTTCAATaggaaatatatcttctcttcaTTATTTTGTTCTGAGCTATAACAATCTAGTCGGACATGTGCCTTTGGAAATTGCTCATCTTGCAAATTTAGAGCTTCTTGCATTGGAAAGAAATAATTTGCAGGGGACGTTTCCATCATCAGTTTACAACTTCTCATCCCTCTACGAGTTTGCTATAGATCGTAATGAGTTCGAAGGAGAACTTCAACCAGATTTGGGCTTCACCCTTCCCAAACTGCAAAAGTTCTATGTTGGATCAAACAAATTTTCGGGGTCACTTCCACCATCAATAAGCAATGCCTCCAATCTTGTTGAACTTGAAATGTCATACAACAATTTTAGAGGCCCTGTACCAAAAAATTTGGGCAGTCTGTCGAGACTTCATTTGCTAAATCTAGGTAGCAATCTACTCGGAGAAGATCAGCTGCCCGATGGTTTGAGCTTCATTAATTCTTTGATCAACTGTACCCATCTAGAAGAATTGGACTTAAACGAGAATGGTTTTGGAGGCGAGCTCCCAAAATCCATTGTTAATCTTTCCACcactatgtattatcttgatCTGTTCGAAAACCACATCCATGGGAGCATACCCCTTGAAATTGGAAAACTTGTGAGCCTGACACAACTGGATTTGAGGCACAACTTCTTAACAGGTACCATTCCAGATTCAGTTGGACAACTTTCAAAGCTAGGCGCGCTACAGTTGGGTAGAAACAACATATCAGGACTAATTCCAACTTCCATGAGTAATATTAGTCAATTAGTTATTCTCGGTTTAAACAATAATCTGCTCCAAGGAAGCATACCTACTGAATTGTTCAATATCACAACTTTAGAGACGGTGAGCCTTGCTCATAACAGCCTTGGAGGTGTAATACCTGTGCAAGTTGTTGGACTTTCTCAACAATGTGTTTTCCTTTATTTAGCGCAAAATCTGTTCAGGGGGCCTTTACCGTCAAACATTGGAAGCTTCAAGCAATTGGTTGAATTAGATGTTTCAAACAACAGATTGACGGGAAATATACCGGCTTCTCTGGGTGGTTGTGTAATGTTGGAGCAGCTATATATGGAGGGAAACTTTTTTGAAGGTAGAATTCCATTGTCATTCAAAGCTTTGAAAAGTCTTTTAGTTCTAGACATGTCATGTAACAATATGTCTGAGGAGATTCCAAGGTTTTTTGTTGGATTACATCTAATTCAATTTCTCAATCTGTCACACAACAAGCTTGGAGGAGAAGTGCCTACAGAAGGTCTGTTCTCAAACTTCAGTCTTTTCTCGGTTGCTGGAAATTTGCAACTATGTGGAGGTATTGAAGAATTGCAATTGCCTTCGTGTCCCGTAAATGAGAAAAATAAATTTTCCCTAAGAATGATACTCCTTTTGGTTCTTCTCCCACTTGCTTTCTCCTTACTATGTCTTGCCTTCATTTTCTACCGACGACGAAAGTCTAAGCAGATGAGAATCCCTGTTTCCATAATGCAAGACAGCCAATACCCTAGGCTTTCTTACCAAGATCTTTTGATAGCTACAAATGAGTTTTCACCAAATAATTTGCTCGGTGAAGGAAGATATGGTTCGGTTTTCAAAGGAGTTATCGAATCACAGCAACAGGCTGTTGCCGTTAAGGTATTAAATGTTCAAATACACGGAGCCAACAAGACCTTCTTAGCAGAGTGTGAAACGTTACGAAGTATTCGTCACCGCAATCTCATCAAGATCATTACAGCATGCTCTAGCACTGATTTCAAAGGCAATGCCTTCAAGGCACTAGTATTTGAGTTCATGACGAATGGGAGTCTAGACAACTGGTTACATCCAAGCCCTTCATCAGAACAAGGGAGTGAAAGAAACTTGAATCTACTCCAGAGACTAAATATCTCCATTGATGTTGCACTTGGAGTGGATTACCTCCATCATCACAGCCACAGAAGCATCGTTCATTGTGACATCAAGCCAAGCAATATTCTACTTGACGAGGAATTTGTTGCTCATGTTGGTGATTTTGGTTTAGCCAAGTTCTCCTTTGATACGACAAGCGACATCAACCGATCACAGACAAGTTCAACAGGTGTTCGTGGAACAATTGGATATGTTCCTCCAG AGTATGGAATGGGTTCAGAGACATCTGCAGAAGGAGACGTGTATAGTTATGGAATTCTTTTACTAGAAATGTTTTCAGGAAAAAGGCCAACTGATAGCAGCATATTAATGCCCCACGGGGATAATAACCTTCATGAATATGTGAAGAATGCTGTGCCGCATAGAGTGATGGACATTGTCGACCCACGAATCATACTAAATCAAGAAGATTCCGGCTTGACTGCAAATCAATCATACAGCAGGACTACAATGGAGATCTGTATGATAACAATATTTGAAGTGGGTATACTGTGTTCAAAAGAAATTCCAACAGAGCGCATTGATATGGGGGTTGCCATTAAGCGGTTAAACGGAGCAAGAGACAAACTTCTACAGCCACAGTAG
- the LOC141721445 gene encoding putative receptor-like protein kinase At3g47110 isoform X1, producing MIFSFLRFITLLNLVLATSTFVCASLNNVTDRQALLAVKVSIKDDPFGVLNSWNDSSHFCYWTGVTCSHKRPRVTELNLASQHLVGTLSSHIGNLSFLRSIYLYQNGFHGSIPNEIGRLFRLQRLVIGNNSFEGGFPANLSHCTNIRRISMSLNQLGGKLPEFTSWRKLYNFNVEDNQFIGSIPPSIGNISSLHYFVLSYNNLVGHVPLEIAHLANLELLALERNNLQGTFPSSVYNFSSLYEFAIDRNEFEGELQPDLGFTLPKLQKFYVGSNKFSGSLPPSISNASNLVELEMSYNNFRGPVPKNLGSLSRLHLLNLGSNLLGEDQLPDGLSFINSLINCTHLEELDLNENGFGGELPKSIVNLSTTMYYLDLFENHIHGSIPLEIGKLVSLTQLDLRHNFLTGTIPDSVGQLSKLGALQLGRNNISGLIPTSMSNISQLVILGLNNNLLQGSIPTELFNITTLETVSLAHNSLGGVIPVQVVGLSQQCVFLYLAQNLFRGPLPSNIGSFKQLVELDVSNNRLTGNIPASLGGCVMLEQLYMEGNFFEGRIPLSFKALKSLLVLDMSCNNMSEEIPRFFVGLHLIQFLNLSHNKLGGEVPTEGLFSNFSLFSVAGNLQLCGGIEELQLPSCPVNEKNKFSLRMILLLVLLPLAFSLLCLAFIFYRRRKSKQMRIPVSIMQDSQYPRLSYQDLLIATNEFSPNNLLGEGRYGSVFKGVIESQQQAVAVKVLNVQIHGANKTFLAECETLRSIRHRNLIKIITACSSTDFKGNAFKALVFEFMTNGSLDNWLHPSPSSEQGSERNLNLLQRLNISIDVALGVDYLHHHSHRSIVHCDIKPSNILLDEEFVAHVGDFGLAKFSFDTTSDINRSQTSSTGVRGTIGYVPPASFQSRCAEYGMGSETSAEGDVYSYGILLLEMFSGKRPTDSSILMPHGDNNLHEYVKNAVPHRVMDIVDPRIILNQEDSGLTANQSYSRTTMEICMITIFEVGILCSKEIPTERIDMGVAIKRLNGARDKLLQPQ from the exons ATGATTTTCAGTTTTCTCAGATTCATCACTCTCTTAAATCTTGTCTTGGCAACTTCAACATTTGTATGTGCATCGTTAAATAATGTCACTGATCGACAAGCTTTACTTGCTGTTAAGGTTTCGATAAAAGATGACCCATTCGGTGTGTTGAATTCATGGAACGATTCTTCACACTTTTGTTACTGGACTGGTGTTACGTGCAGTCACAAACGACCGAGGGTAACAGAGCTAAACCTCGCCTCCCAGCATTTGGTGGGTACATTGTCTTCTCATATCGGAAATCTCTCCTTTCTTAGGTCAATTTACCTCTATCAGAATGGCTTTCATGGCTCAATCCCAAATGAAATTGGGCGGTTGTTTCGTCTGCAGCGTCTTGTTATCGGGAACAACTCTTTTGAAGGTGGTTTTCCTGCCAATCTGAGTCATTGTACAAATATCAGAAGAATCTCAATGTCTCTCAACCAACTTGGAGGAAAACTACCTGAATTTACTTCTTGGCGTAAGCTTTATAACTTCAATGTTGAAGACAATCAATTTATTGGATCAATCCCGCCTTCAATaggaaatatatcttctcttcaTTATTTTGTTCTGAGCTATAACAATCTAGTCGGACATGTGCCTTTGGAAATTGCTCATCTTGCAAATTTAGAGCTTCTTGCATTGGAAAGAAATAATTTGCAGGGGACGTTTCCATCATCAGTTTACAACTTCTCATCCCTCTACGAGTTTGCTATAGATCGTAATGAGTTCGAAGGAGAACTTCAACCAGATTTGGGCTTCACCCTTCCCAAACTGCAAAAGTTCTATGTTGGATCAAACAAATTTTCGGGGTCACTTCCACCATCAATAAGCAATGCCTCCAATCTTGTTGAACTTGAAATGTCATACAACAATTTTAGAGGCCCTGTACCAAAAAATTTGGGCAGTCTGTCGAGACTTCATTTGCTAAATCTAGGTAGCAATCTACTCGGAGAAGATCAGCTGCCCGATGGTTTGAGCTTCATTAATTCTTTGATCAACTGTACCCATCTAGAAGAATTGGACTTAAACGAGAATGGTTTTGGAGGCGAGCTCCCAAAATCCATTGTTAATCTTTCCACcactatgtattatcttgatCTGTTCGAAAACCACATCCATGGGAGCATACCCCTTGAAATTGGAAAACTTGTGAGCCTGACACAACTGGATTTGAGGCACAACTTCTTAACAGGTACCATTCCAGATTCAGTTGGACAACTTTCAAAGCTAGGCGCGCTACAGTTGGGTAGAAACAACATATCAGGACTAATTCCAACTTCCATGAGTAATATTAGTCAATTAGTTATTCTCGGTTTAAACAATAATCTGCTCCAAGGAAGCATACCTACTGAATTGTTCAATATCACAACTTTAGAGACGGTGAGCCTTGCTCATAACAGCCTTGGAGGTGTAATACCTGTGCAAGTTGTTGGACTTTCTCAACAATGTGTTTTCCTTTATTTAGCGCAAAATCTGTTCAGGGGGCCTTTACCGTCAAACATTGGAAGCTTCAAGCAATTGGTTGAATTAGATGTTTCAAACAACAGATTGACGGGAAATATACCGGCTTCTCTGGGTGGTTGTGTAATGTTGGAGCAGCTATATATGGAGGGAAACTTTTTTGAAGGTAGAATTCCATTGTCATTCAAAGCTTTGAAAAGTCTTTTAGTTCTAGACATGTCATGTAACAATATGTCTGAGGAGATTCCAAGGTTTTTTGTTGGATTACATCTAATTCAATTTCTCAATCTGTCACACAACAAGCTTGGAGGAGAAGTGCCTACAGAAGGTCTGTTCTCAAACTTCAGTCTTTTCTCGGTTGCTGGAAATTTGCAACTATGTGGAGGTATTGAAGAATTGCAATTGCCTTCGTGTCCCGTAAATGAGAAAAATAAATTTTCCCTAAGAATGATACTCCTTTTGGTTCTTCTCCCACTTGCTTTCTCCTTACTATGTCTTGCCTTCATTTTCTACCGACGACGAAAGTCTAAGCAGATGAGAATCCCTGTTTCCATAATGCAAGACAGCCAATACCCTAGGCTTTCTTACCAAGATCTTTTGATAGCTACAAATGAGTTTTCACCAAATAATTTGCTCGGTGAAGGAAGATATGGTTCGGTTTTCAAAGGAGTTATCGAATCACAGCAACAGGCTGTTGCCGTTAAGGTATTAAATGTTCAAATACACGGAGCCAACAAGACCTTCTTAGCAGAGTGTGAAACGTTACGAAGTATTCGTCACCGCAATCTCATCAAGATCATTACAGCATGCTCTAGCACTGATTTCAAAGGCAATGCCTTCAAGGCACTAGTATTTGAGTTCATGACGAATGGGAGTCTAGACAACTGGTTACATCCAAGCCCTTCATCAGAACAAGGGAGTGAAAGAAACTTGAATCTACTCCAGAGACTAAATATCTCCATTGATGTTGCACTTGGAGTGGATTACCTCCATCATCACAGCCACAGAAGCATCGTTCATTGTGACATCAAGCCAAGCAATATTCTACTTGACGAGGAATTTGTTGCTCATGTTGGTGATTTTGGTTTAGCCAAGTTCTCCTTTGATACGACAAGCGACATCAACCGATCACAGACAAGTTCAACAGGTGTTCGTGGAACAATTGGATATGTTCCTCCAG CCTCATTTCAAAGCCGTTGTGCAGAGTATGGAATGGGTTCAGAGACATCTGCAGAAGGAGACGTGTATAGTTATGGAATTCTTTTACTAGAAATGTTTTCAGGAAAAAGGCCAACTGATAGCAGCATATTAATGCCCCACGGGGATAATAACCTTCATGAATATGTGAAGAATGCTGTGCCGCATAGAGTGATGGACATTGTCGACCCACGAATCATACTAAATCAAGAAGATTCCGGCTTGACTGCAAATCAATCATACAGCAGGACTACAATGGAGATCTGTATGATAACAATATTTGAAGTGGGTATACTGTGTTCAAAAGAAATTCCAACAGAGCGCATTGATATGGGGGTTGCCATTAAGCGGTTAAACGGAGCAAGAGACAAACTTCTACAGCCACAGTAG
- the LOC141721446 gene encoding pollen receptor-like kinase 1 has product MALVNHNIATHLLPRALLLLSVFLNLSLTSYSAPPESEVLIKFRDSLTDNSALSSWNPAKPPCPGDAWAGVICQNDKVWGLKLQNMGLKGKFDISILKDLPLLRTISIMQNQFEGDFPNIRAISALKSIYLSDNKFSGEIKPDAFDKMTGLRKFAGARNQFTGPIPSSLTTLPLLTELRLEQNAFTGQIPNFLQDKLTVFNVSENQLDGPIPDKLTKHDLTAFMGNDELCGGPMPQCPAPTEISAGTIVLCVILAVAALAAIFVAIIILRGRKENPVPEKQQKPVATQVHKKGPSMDIDKVEKGMPPAENSPPAGKNNNQTNVRLTFLREDVEKFDLTDLMKASAEILGSGVFGSTFKAALGRSGRVMVVKRFRQMNNVGREEFQEHMRRLGRLKHKNLLPLVAFYYRKEEKLLVTQYIDNANLSAYLHGNRGRGVPSLDWPKRLKIVKGVAKGLQYLYNELPSIVTPHGHLKSSNILLNDTWEPQLTDYALYPIVNQDQAHNIMIAYRAPEYKQQGRITKKTDVWSLGVVILEVLTGRYPSNPSQQGNGNDSDLADWIQFIDREEWKTEVLDKNMTGNTKRQDEMLKLLDIGLSCCEPDVEKRWEIKEAVERIEKIKE; this is encoded by the exons ATGGCCCTCGTAAATCACAACATTGCTACTCATCTGCTTCCTCGCGCTCTTCTCCTGCTATCTGTTTTCTTGAATCTTTCTTTGACCTCGTATTCAGCTCCACCCGAATCTGAAGTCCTTATCAAGTTCAGAGATTCGTTGACTGACAATTCTGCATTGTCGAGTTGGAATCCTGCAAAACCCCCATGTCCAGGTGATGCTTGGGCAGGTGTTATTTGTCAAAATGACAAAGTATGGGGATTGAAACTGCAAAATATGGGATTGAAGGGTAAATTTGACATAAGCATCTTGAAAGATTTGCCTCTTTTGAGAACTATCAGCATAATGCAAAATCAATTTGAAGGAGATTTCCCAAATATAAGGGCTATAAGTGCACTAAAATCCATTTATCTGTCCGACAATAAATTTTCTGGGGAAATCAAACCAGATGCTTTCGACAAGATGACTGGTCTAAGGAAGTTTGCTGGAGCACGTAATCAGTTCACAGGCCCGATTCCCTCATCGCTGACTACCTTGCCATTGCTAACAGAATTACGGCTTGAACAGAATGCTTTTACCGGGCAGATACCAAATTTCCTGCAAGACAAACTAACAGTTTTCAATGTCTCCGAAAATCAATTGGATGGTCCAATCCCTGACAAACTCACCAAACATGATCTAACTGCATTCATGG GCAATGATGAACTCTGCGGCGGGCCCATGCCTCAATGTCCTGCTCCGACAGAAATATCAGCAGGAACCATTGTTCTTTGTGTAATACTCGCGGTGGCGGCACTGGCGGCAATATTCGTGGCTATTATCATCCTTCGTGGTCGTAAAGAAAACCCTGTACCAGAAAAGCAACAAAAACCAGTTGCAACCCAAGTCCACAAGAAAGGACCTTCTATGGATATCGACAAGGTGGAGAAAGGAATGCCCCCTGCAGAAAACTCGCCACCAGCTGGCAAGAATAATAATCAGACTAATGTGAGGTTGACATTCTTGAGAGAAGACGTAGAGAAATTCGACTTGACAGACTTAATGAAAGCCTCAGCTGAGATATTGGGGAGCGGTGTGTTTGGATCTACATTCAAAGCAGCTCTTGGAAGGTCTGGCCGGGTTATGGTTGTGAAGAGGTTTAGACAAATGAATAATGTGGGAAGGGAAGAGTTCCAGGAGCATATGAGAAGGCTAGGAAGGTTGAAACACAAAAACTTGCTTCCTCTCGTGGCTTTTTACTATAGAAAAGAAGAAAAGCTTTTGGTTACACAATACATTGACAATGCAAATTTGTCTGCATATCTACATG GAAATCGTGGTCGCGGAGTACCAAGCCTAGACTGGCCAAAGCGGTTGAAAATTGTGAAAGGCGTAGCCAAAGGACTTCAGTACCTTTACAACGAGCTACCAAGCATAGTCACACCTCATGGTCACCTCAAATCTTCAAATATTCTTCTCAACGATACATGGGAACCTCAACTCACTGACTATGCCTTATATCCCATTGTCAACCAAGATCAAGCACATAATATCATGATTGCATACAGGGCACCCGAATATAAGCAACAAGGCCGCATAACCAAAAAAACGGATGTTTGGAGCCTCGGAGTTGTGATCCTAGAAGTCCTAACAGGAAGATACCCCTCAAATCCCTCGCAACAGGGAAATGGAAATGATTCGGATTTGGCAGATTGGATTCAATTTATCGATAGAGAGGAATGGAAGACTGAAGTGCTTGATAAAAACATGACGGGTAATACAAAGCGTCAAGACGAGATGCTAAAGCTTTTAGATATAGGTTTGAGTTGTTGTGAACCAGACGTGGAAAAGAGGTGGGAAATCAAAGAGGCAGTTGAGAGGATTGAAAAGATTAAGGAATAG